In Amyelois transitella isolate CPQ chromosome 28, ilAmyTran1.1, whole genome shotgun sequence, the following are encoded in one genomic region:
- the LOC106134368 gene encoding ATP-dependent RNA helicase abstrakt, protein MSESQAKSDPPIKRYRREEKSSESEEDVDNYEPYIPIRERKKQKLMKLGRLGQLTAEASAETKSSSENDPDDETSQEEWGRLNNVSLLEQHSSLKRLAEARALSAAERQAREEQHILESVAQSKALMGVAELAKGIQYEEPIKTSWRPPQCILALPESRHELVRRQLRVLVEGEDVPPPLNTFQHMKFPKGIIRGLEAKGIKKPTPIQVQGIPAVLSGRDMIGIAFTGSGKTLVFTLPLLMFCLEQEIKMPFIRNEGPYGLIICPSRELAKQTHDIIQHFIKHLKMTGCPEIRSCLAIGGVAVSECMEVVQRGVHVMVATPGRLMDMLDKKMVRLNVCRYLCMDEADRMIDMGFEEDVRTIFSYFAGQRQTLLFSATMPRKIQNFARSALVKPVTVNVGRAGAASLNVRQELEPVKAEARTVHLLQCLQKTPPPVLVFAERKQDVDAIHEYLLLKGVEAVAIHGGKDQEERSRAVEAFRRGEKDVLVATDVASKGLDFANIQHVINYDMPEDIENYVHRIGRTGRAGGEGVATTLLGRAADDSVLRDLAHLLREAGQKVPSFLLEMIGEPDVPAPDGQGCSYCGGLGHRITECPKLEAVQNKQASNIGRRDYLANTAADY, encoded by the exons ATGTCGGAGTCTCAAGCGAAGTCAGATCCCCCAATAAAACGCTACAGACGCGAAGAGAAGTCTTCGGAATCCGAAGAAGATGTCGACAACTATGAACCCTATATTCCCATTAGGGAGCGAAAAAAACAGAAGCTCATGAAGCTAGGTAGACTTGGACAGCTTACTGCTGAGGCCTCGGCTGAAACGAAGAGCTCTAGTGAAAATGATCCGGATGATGAGA CATCCCAAGAGGAATGGGGCCGCCTCAACAACGTATCTCTACTGGAACAACACAGCTCCCTGAAGCGACTAGCTGAAGCGAGGGCGCTCTCCGCAGCGGAGAGACAAGCCCGGGAAGAACAGCATATATTGGAGAGTGTGGCACAGAGCAAGGCGTTGATGGGTGTCGCTGAGTTGGCTAAAG gcATCCAGTACGAAGAGCCAATAAAAACCTCCTGGCGTCCCCCGCAGTGCATCCTCGCATTGCCGGAGTCCCGTCACGAGCTGGTCCGCCGGCAGCTGCGGGTGCTGGTGGAGGGGGAAGACGTGCCCCCACCCCTCAACACATTTCAACACATGAAGTTTCCAAAAG GCATAATCCGGGGACTAGAAGCTAAGGGCATTAAAAAGCCCACTCCAATCCAAGTTCAGGGTATACCGGCCGTTCTGAGCGGGCGGGACATGATCGGCATCGCGTTCACCGGCTCCGGGAAGACACTGGTGTTCACGCTGCCGCTCCTCATGTTCTGCTTGGAGCAGGAGATCAAGATGCCTTTCATCAG GAACGAAGGACCGTACGGCCTCATCATCTGTCCATCGCGAGAGCTCGCCAAACAGACACACGATATTATCCAGCATTTCATAAAACACCTTAAGATGACTGGCTGTCCAGAGATTAGGAGCTGTCTGGCTATTGGAG gagTGGCGGTATCGGAATGTATGGAGGTGGTCCAAAGAGGCGTTCACGTAATGGTGGCCACGCCTGGACGTCTGATGGACATGTTGGACAAGAAAATG GTGCGTCTGAACGTCTGCCGCTACCTGTGCATGGACGAAGCTGATCGCATGATTGACATGGGTTTCGAAGAGGACGTCCGCACTATATTCTCTTACTTCGCCGGGCAAAGGCAGACTCTGCTGTTCAGCGCGACCATGCCGAGGAAGATACAGAACTTTGCTAG GTCGGCCCTAGTGAAGCCCGTGACGGTGAACGTGGGCCGCGCGGGCGCCGCGTCGCTGAACGTGCGCCAGGAGCTGGAGCCGGTGAAGGCGGAGGCGCGCACGGTGCACCTGCTGCAGTGCCTGCAGAAGACGCCGCCGCCCGTGCTCGTGTTCGCCGAGCGCAAGCAGGACGTCGACGCCATACACGAGTACCTGCTGCTCAAAG GTGTAGAAGCAGTAGCCATTCACGGCGGTAAGGACCAGGAGGAGAGGTCTCGCGCTGTGGAGGCGTTCAGGCGGGGGGAGAAAGACGTACTGGTGGCCACAGATGTCGCCAGCAAAG GGTTGGACTTCGCGAACATACAGCACGTGATAAATTACGACATGCCAGAAGATATTGAGAACTACGTCCACAGGATCGGGCGTACCGGCCGAGCGGGGGGCGAGGGCGTAGCTACCACCTTGCTGGGGAGGGCGGCCGATGATTCAGTGCTGAGGGATCTGGCGCACCTACTCAGGGAGGCTGGCCAGAAG gTGCCATCGTTCTTACTGGAGATGATCGGCGAGCCGGACGTGCCGGCGCCGGACGGGCAGGGCTGCTCCTACTGCGGCGGGCTCGGACACCGGATAACCG AATGCCCCAAGTTGGAAGCggtacaaaacaaacaagcgTCGAATATCGGCAGGCGAGACTATTTGGCTAACACCGCGGCggattattga